The proteins below come from a single Miscanthus floridulus cultivar M001 chromosome 1, ASM1932011v1, whole genome shotgun sequence genomic window:
- the LOC136458439 gene encoding uncharacterized protein, whose amino-acid sequence MNQFILWHRRDIILTESSPTPTEVHALERPVEDGEPIREEQVAPGAGDAQVDKDVPEWEARNKIPIKIRPSYVGINDVSSVHKWMVHDQFKPKNQVKEFRAPASEEGTTSKLHKGFKKYPAVDNLKWSNDCPDKYEKGKNFLPNRVIQCLPRGMRKFHDWYLRAQITELEILQAWIPAGTFGAPGGQIAVEFKDIQACFHLGRMEMNLIRMWCLMQADFVRKRPTLKHGYIDPSPIASINFNYPKEWKLDCKELGGGKTLKEKEDIRNKKILEESLKVAAYIALCFKNLQQHDNIWIPYHFNDHWICIGVCLSHSMTWVFDSADFPVETYKDFIAIVKTAFRHYVQEHKG is encoded by the exons atgaaccagttcatcctctggcacagacgggacattatattgaccgAGTCTTCACCAACTCCGACTGAAGTTCATGCTCTGGAGCGACCCGTCGAGGACGGGGAG CCGATAcgtgaagaacaagtggcccctggagcaggtgatgcacaagttgacaaggacgtgcccgaatgggaagctcgaaacaaaatcccaatcaagataaggccatcgtatgtgggaattaatgacgtctcgtcggtgcacaagtggatggtccatgaccagttcaagcctaagaaccaagtaaaagaattcagagcaccagcttctgaggagggcaccactagcaaactgcacaaagggtttaaaaagtatccagctgttgataacctcaaatggtcaaatgattgcccggataaatatgaaaaaggcaagaacttcctaccaaaccgagtcatacagtgcttgccacgtggaatgagaaagttccacgattggtacttgcgtgctcagataacagaattagaaatcttacaagcatggatccctgccggcacatttggagccccaggtgggcaaattgccgttgagtttaaggatatccaggcatgcttccacctcggacgaatggaaatgaatctaattcgcatgtggtgcct aatgcaagcgGACTTTGTGAGAAAGAGGCCAACTCTGAaacacgggtatatagacccttcacctatagcatcaataaattttaattaccctaaagagtggaaactagattgcaaagaactaggaggtggaaaGACACTTAAGGAAAAAGAGGATatcaggaacaagaaaatattggaagagtccctcaaggttgcggcatatattgccctatgttttaaaaatctccaacaacacgataatatatggataccataccacttcaa cgatcactggatttgcataggcgtctgCCTCTCACATAGCAtgacatgggtctttgattcagcggatttcccagtcgagacatacaaagacttcatagcgattgtcaagac ggcattcaggcactatgtccaggaacataagggg